A single Crateriforma conspicua DNA region contains:
- a CDS encoding RNA polymerase sigma factor, whose protein sequence is MPGSDDPPAASTDPDGRPVTPQVPSDESADDANLTPAQLIQRHQRGVWRYLRMLGCDEATADDLTQDTFLRVLRRKNFVQHNDSATAGYLRRTAYNLLISQHRKTGRMRTVGDSVVLDEAWQRWAGKDLTGDAATDALRQCLKQLTDRAQMALRMRFAEQASRIEIGDALGITDHGARNLMQRAKKQLRECVDQRLNQTESDT, encoded by the coding sequence ATGCCCGGATCGGATGACCCGCCCGCCGCGTCGACCGATCCGGATGGTCGCCCTGTGACGCCACAGGTCCCGTCCGACGAATCGGCCGACGACGCGAATTTGACGCCCGCCCAGCTGATCCAACGCCACCAGCGTGGCGTCTGGAGATACCTGCGCATGCTGGGATGTGACGAAGCCACGGCGGATGATTTGACGCAGGACACATTCCTGCGAGTACTGCGGCGGAAAAACTTCGTTCAACACAATGATTCCGCGACCGCCGGCTATCTGCGTCGCACCGCCTACAACTTGCTGATTTCCCAGCATCGAAAGACCGGGCGAATGCGAACGGTGGGTGATTCGGTGGTCCTGGATGAAGCCTGGCAACGCTGGGCCGGAAAGGATTTGACCGGTGACGCCGCAACCGATGCGTTGCGGCAGTGTTTGAAACAATTGACCGATCGCGCCCAGATGGCGTTGCGGATGCGGTTTGCCGAACAGGCCAGCCGCATCGAAATTGGCGACGCGCTGGGGATCACCGATCACGGCGCGCGAAACCTGATGCAGCGGGCCAAGAAACAACTACGTGAATGCGTCGACCAACGTCTGAATCAGACCGAGTCCGACACCTGA